CGTTGTTACACTAGCAATCGCAATCATAGCAGTTGCACTTAAAAAACCTAAAGTCCTACAGCTCAATAATTGAACAAAAGAGAAAAATGTTAGATTGATGGCTTTCAATCTAACATTTTTTTGCTAGTTTATGATTATTTCAAGTATAGTGGCGATTCCTCAAGTTTTAGTGGCGTTTCCCAAAGTTTAATGGCTATTTCCACTATTTTCTTCAAAACGTAAAATGGCAGCGAGTTGCTTGTTTAGTTCACTGGCACTTTCCACAAAATCATGCCGATACCACTCAATTATTATGCCAATTATGGCATTTGCTTGATAAGCACTATAAAAATCCGTCTTTATTTCCCCAATTTTATTTTGCGCTAAATCTCTTTTTAGTAACGATTGTATTTCATCAAACAACATATAATAGTAGGTTAGCGGAACATTTTTAGAAAAAACAATGCGATAAAATAGTTTAAAACGCTCTATATGATGAAAAATCTGGATCGTATTTGGATCTAGCTCGTTTTTAATAATAGTCGATGCTGCACGATAAGGTTCCTCATAAGCATGATATAAATCCTCAACAATTTCCTGAAAATATTCTTCAAACAACTTCTCCTTTTGTTCGTAATGTAAATAAAATGTCCCCCTATTCACTTTTGCCACACGACATATTTCAGCAATCGATATATTTTCTAGCGGTTTGTCACTTAGCAACGTGAGCAATGCATTATGTAACGCCTGCTTTGTTTTGACTACTCGTAAATCGTTCACGGTCAATTTTTTCTACCCCTTACTAAACAATTTTTTTAAATGTGTTGCTTACTGAACAGTTCTACGAATTCTGCGTATTGAAATCGCTTACACGGATATTATAATATTTTAATGAACACATGTTCAATAATTAATCGTTAGAATAGGAGGTCTTTTGACATGAGATTAGAAAATAAAGTAGCAATTGTTACAGGTGCAGCATCAGGTATGGGGAAAGCAATCGCAGAAGGTTATGCTAAAGAAGGTGCGAAAATCGTTGTTTCAGATTTAAATTTAGATGGTGCGCAAGTTGTTGCGGATGGTATTCAGGCGGCTGGTGGCACAGCTATCGCTATACAAACAAACGTTGCTCTAGCAGAAGACTTGCAACGCTTATTTGATGAGACCAAAAACAATTTTGGTAAACTAGATATTTTAGTTAACAACGCGGGTATTATGGATGGTATGGAGCCTGTCGGTGAAATTTCCGATGAGCGTTGGGATAAAGTATTTGCTGTCAATACAACAGCTGTTATGCGCTCTATGCGTATGGCAACAGAAATTTTCCTTGAGCAAGGGCATGGGGTCTTCGTAAATAATATTTCTGCTGGCGGACTTTATGGTGCTCGCGCAGGCGCTGCCTACACTGCCTCTAAACATGCCGTCGTAGGCTTAACAAAAAATACAGCTTTTATGTATGCCAATCAAAATATTCGTTGCAATGGGATTGCACCAGGTGCTGTTATGACTAACATTGGCTCAACAATGACCAATATGAGTGAAGTCGGGGCGGCTCGTCAGGCACTTGGCTTAGCCATTAATCCTCGGGCTGGTCAACCAGAAGAAATTGCCCAACTTGCTATATTCTTAGGTTCAGATGAAGCGAGCTTTGTAAATGGTCAGGTTATTGCCGTAGATGGTGGTTGGACTGCCTACTAAGGGTAATAAAAAGCACGCAATGGCAATTGACCATTGCGTGCTTTTTTCAATTTTCCTATACTTTTTCAGAGGCAATGCGAACACCAATGCCTACTAACATTACACCTGTTATTTTATTAAACATTGCTTGTACAGTCTGCTTCATAAACCATTTGCGAATTACATTCATCACAAGAATGACAATGCCTAGCCAAACAATGGATAAGGCAATTAAAATGCCTGCTAACACTATTAATTGCGCGTTAATATTAAAATTTGGTTGAATAAATTGAGGCATTAATGTTACATATAATAACAATGTTTTTGGGTTTAATAAGTCCGTTGTAATGCCTTGTGTCATGCAACTAAGCGGCACATTTTTTTCTCCATTTTCTTTGATAGTAACCTCTTCTTGCAACATCATATTTTGTGCCCTTGCACGCCATGATTGAATGCCTAAATAAATTAAATAAGCTGCACCCGCATACTTGATGACTAAAAATACGACCATTGATTTTGATATAATCGTTGCAAGGCCAAGTACTGCTAAAGTTGTCCAAACTAGTAGTGCTAGAACAATCCCTACCATTGTAAAAAAGCCTGCTTTTTTGCCATGTACGATTGTATTTTTTAAAACTAGTAGTGAATCTACTCCAGGCACCATAACAATCATTAGCGCCACTGCTGTAAACATCCAAAGTTCGTGCATTTGCTCACCTTCTCCTTATCACAATCATAAGTAACATTATAAATTAAATTGAATAAATTTTCTGCATATATTATTTTCGTATATAAAAATAAGAAAAAGTGTTAGATTGACATTCAATCTAACACTTTTTTATTAAGTAAATCACTAAAATGACAAAACTAGTGAATGATTTTCGTTTGTTTAGAAGGCAAAATCAAGCCAATCACAACACCGATCATAGCCGGTAATATCCAACCTAAATCGATATCATATAGTGGTAAAACATCGGAAAATAGTTGCTCTACTGTGTCTAACAAGCTTAATTGTGCTCCAGGAATACTAATAACAAGCGCTTTGTAGCCATCGATTAGACTAACGAAAAACGTCAAAAACATAGCCGATGCGTATACAGCCTGCTTATTGTTAAATAACGAAGAGCTTAAAGCAAGTAAAATCAGAACAATTGCAAGTGGATATAAGAACATAAGCACTGGAATAGCAAATTGTATAATATTATTTAAACCAAAGTTCGCAATAGAGAAGGACACGACACACAATAATAGAACAAACATTTTATAGCTAACCTTTGGAAACACTTCATGGAAAAATTCACTACAAGAAGTAATTAAGCCAATACTCGTTTTTAAACAAGCTAGCACAATAATGACCGCTAATAAAATTGCACCAAATGAGCCAAAATAATGATCCGCAACCGCAGCGAAAATTAAACCACCGTTGTCAAATGTTCCAATAGATTCAATACTAGATGCGCCCATATACGTAATAAGTCCGTAAATTAACGTCATTAGTGCCATCGCAAAGATGCCTGATTTCCATGTTGCCTTAGCAATTTCTTTACGATCTGTAATCCCTGCATTTTTAATGGCATTGATAACTACAATACCAAACGCTAGCGATGCTAGTGCATCCATTGTATTATAACCTTCTTTAAAGCCAGTCATAAAGGAAGATTGAATATAGTCACCGATTGGCTGTTGGAAGTGCCCCATCGGCTTTACAATACTAATAATAATTAAAATAAATAAGACAACTAAAAAGGCTGGTGTTAACACCTTACCGATATAATCCATAATCTTCGCTGGATTTAACGAGAAATAATAGACAATGGCAAAAAATATAAAGCTAAACAACGCAAGTAACATGGTTGTATGTTCCGCATTAATATACGGTTCAAAACCAACGACAAATGGCACTGTTGCCGTTCTTGGAATCGCAAAGAAAGGACCAATTGTTAAGTATAGCGCTAATGAAAAAATAACGCCGAATAAAGGATGAATACGACTCGCTAAATCACGCAGTCCATTACTGCCCGATAAACCAATCGCTAAAATACCTAAAAACGGTAACCCGATTGCCGTTACTAAAAAACCGACAAGGGCAAACCAAAAGTTAGTCCCTGCTAGTTGTCCAAGTTGAATTGGAAAAATTAGATTTCCTGCTCCAAAATACAGTCCAAATAGCATTGTTCCAATGACTGCATATGTAGAAAAAGGTATTTTCTTTTGCATAATTGATGTACTCCTTAGATGTGTTTGACTATAGCAAATAATCAATTACGTTTTAGCGTAATTGCGTCCTGATTTTTTTCGAGCTTGCTCGAAATGCTCCATATAGAATGGAAGATATTCAATGAAGCTTCTCTTACTACAGCTAGAGTTCGACCCCCTACGCAATTCAGTGATTTTATCACATTCGTTCATCACTAATAAAAATAAAGCGTTTTGCTGAAATAAGTTAAATCGAATGAATTTTCACTACAATTTCATTATGGTAACAGGCATTTATTATAAAAACAATAGTTTTTTCTAAGATAAATGCTAATAGTACAGTTCCTAGCTTATTAAGTAAAAATTAACAAATAAAAAGAGCTGTCAGACGACAGCTCTTAGTTTGCAACAGACCACTCTATATGGTTTAAAAAATTATACACGTCTTCATACACTTTATCACGTTCTTTATCTAACGTAATAATATGACCAGAATTTTCATACCAAATAATTTCTTTATCATCTGTTTTAACTGTATCTAAAATAAACGGAGCGCTTTGTTGATATAGCTCATCGTCTAGTAATCCTTGCAATACTAAAGTTGGTGCTTTAATTGCAGGTAAATCTTCACGTGTTTCTTCTGTTAAGCGTGTTACGCCATCTAAAGAATCTTTTGGTGAAATACGTAATTCGTGTAGTTCAGAAATAATTTGATCTTTGGACTTGTTTTCAAAGTGTTTGTAAAGTCTTGCATAATTGTATAAACGTGTAAATAATCCTTTTGAGCTATCACGTGTTATCGGCGCACACATGGCAACAACTCCTTTAACAGGAAATTGCTCTGCTACTTTTAATGAAAAAACTCCGCCAAGTGAAATACCAACTACTGCGATTTCTTCGTATCCTTTATCTTTTAGGAAGTTGTAGCCTTCTACTACATCGTTCCACCAGTCTTCAGGTTTTGTTTCTAGTAGGGCTTCCGGTTCTACCCCGTGCCCACTATAGATAGGTGCATGAACGGTATAACCACGTTTGGATAAAAATTCCCCTAGCTTTTTCACATCTTTTGTGCTACCTGTAAATCCATGCAGTAATAGTACGGCTTTTTTGCCTCCCTCAATTGTTAGAGGTTGCGGCTTTGATAACTTCATTTTATAATATCCCCTTCACGGAAATTTGTATTTGTGTATTTTATGTGTCTATCTTAACACCCTTTATTCATAATGTACAATTTATAGTTTTTATCGTTTCGATACGTTTTATGCATGAATGGTGTAAGGTTGATGCCTTCTGTAATCACCCTTTAGAGGTACTTCTAAATGTAAAAAATTCATTTGTTTAATTTCCGATGAGCTGCCATTTAAAATTTTCCCAAGTTGCCTATACTTCCTATCCTTTTACCGTTATAATGCAGGTAACTAATATCCATACTATTATTAGAGGTGAGTGAAATTGGAATGGCAACAATTGGAATATTTTGCAACAGTAGCGAAGCTTGAACATATGACACGTGCAGCAGATGTTTTAGCGATTTCACAGCCTGCACTTAGTCGTTCGATTGCAAAGCTTGAGGAGGAATTAGGTGTTCCTTTATTTGACCGCCAAGGACGTTCAATCATGCTAAATCGCTACGGAGAATTGTTTTTATACCGTGTGCAACGTATGCGTAAAGAATATGAAAAAGCTGTTTTAGAATTACAGGAACTCAATAATCCTGAGCTTGGAGATGTGTCACTAGGCTTCTTACATACACTTGGCACAAGTATTGTTCCTGATTTGATCCGCGCCTTTCGTCAGCAACATCCGCATATCCGCTTTCATTTCACACAAAACTATTCGCACTCACAGCTTAAACAATTGCTGGCAGGTGAGCTAGATCTTTGTTTGCTTGCAGCGATTGATACAGAACCACCTGTTT
This genomic interval from Lysinibacillus sphaericus contains the following:
- a CDS encoding LysE family translocator; translation: MHELWMFTAVALMIVMVPGVDSLLVLKNTIVHGKKAGFFTMVGIVLALLVWTTLAVLGLATIISKSMVVFLVIKYAGAAYLIYLGIQSWRARAQNMMLQEEVTIKENGEKNVPLSCMTQGITTDLLNPKTLLLYVTLMPQFIQPNFNINAQLIVLAGILIALSIVWLGIVILVMNVIRKWFMKQTVQAMFNKITGVMLVGIGVRIASEKV
- a CDS encoding SDR family oxidoreductase, with amino-acid sequence MRLENKVAIVTGAASGMGKAIAEGYAKEGAKIVVSDLNLDGAQVVADGIQAAGGTAIAIQTNVALAEDLQRLFDETKNNFGKLDILVNNAGIMDGMEPVGEISDERWDKVFAVNTTAVMRSMRMATEIFLEQGHGVFVNNISAGGLYGARAGAAYTASKHAVVGLTKNTAFMYANQNIRCNGIAPGAVMTNIGSTMTNMSEVGAARQALGLAINPRAGQPEEIAQLAIFLGSDEASFVNGQVIAVDGGWTAY
- a CDS encoding TetR/AcrR family transcriptional regulator, with product MTVNDLRVVKTKQALHNALLTLLSDKPLENISIAEICRVAKVNRGTFYLHYEQKEKLFEEYFQEIVEDLYHAYEEPYRAASTIIKNELDPNTIQIFHHIERFKLFYRIVFSKNVPLTYYYMLFDEIQSLLKRDLAQNKIGEIKTDFYSAYQANAIIGIIIEWYRHDFVESASELNKQLAAILRFEENSGNSH
- the brnQ gene encoding branched-chain amino acid transport system II carrier protein — its product is MQKKIPFSTYAVIGTMLFGLYFGAGNLIFPIQLGQLAGTNFWFALVGFLVTAIGLPFLGILAIGLSGSNGLRDLASRIHPLFGVIFSLALYLTIGPFFAIPRTATVPFVVGFEPYINAEHTTMLLALFSFIFFAIVYYFSLNPAKIMDYIGKVLTPAFLVVLFILIIISIVKPMGHFQQPIGDYIQSSFMTGFKEGYNTMDALASLAFGIVVINAIKNAGITDRKEIAKATWKSGIFAMALMTLIYGLITYMGASSIESIGTFDNGGLIFAAVADHYFGSFGAILLAVIIVLACLKTSIGLITSCSEFFHEVFPKVSYKMFVLLLCVVSFSIANFGLNNIIQFAIPVLMFLYPLAIVLILLALSSSLFNNKQAVYASAMFLTFFVSLIDGYKALVISIPGAQLSLLDTVEQLFSDVLPLYDIDLGWILPAMIGVVIGLILPSKQTKIIH
- a CDS encoding LysR family transcriptional regulator, with protein sequence MEWQQLEYFATVAKLEHMTRAADVLAISQPALSRSIAKLEEELGVPLFDRQGRSIMLNRYGELFLYRVQRMRKEYEKAVLELQELNNPELGDVSLGFLHTLGTSIVPDLIRAFRQQHPHIRFHFTQNYSHSQLKQLLAGELDLCLLAAIDTEPPVCWKELWRDELYIMVPIDHHLANRKSITMKELEHENFVLMKKGYALRRTADRLLSAAGIKPKITYEGDEVSTVAGFVGAGLGVSLLPDDEDLNPNKVVKIHVEDMVCERIIGMAWIENRYLPPSARQFQQFVLDYYEKMGPSREPD
- a CDS encoding alpha/beta hydrolase, producing the protein MKLSKPQPLTIEGGKKAVLLLHGFTGSTKDVKKLGEFLSKRGYTVHAPIYSGHGVEPEALLETKPEDWWNDVVEGYNFLKDKGYEEIAVVGISLGGVFSLKVAEQFPVKGVVAMCAPITRDSSKGLFTRLYNYARLYKHFENKSKDQIISELHELRISPKDSLDGVTRLTEETREDLPAIKAPTLVLQGLLDDELYQQSAPFILDTVKTDDKEIIWYENSGHIITLDKERDKVYEDVYNFLNHIEWSVAN